The following is a genomic window from Planctomycetia bacterium.
ATGGTGTGACACTTCGCGGGGTCAATGCGGTACTCGCGGATGACGCGCTCGCGGGTGTGGTGGCTGTCGAAGACGATGGCGTTGGCGGACTCGAAGGCGCGACGCTCACTGGCGCGTTTGAAGCGGCGATCGAGACGAAAGGCCAGACGCCGCGACGTTGAGCCGCCCGCCTGACGAGCGAGATCCGCCGCGTCATGGAGCAAGGTCGTGCCGCCGCAGACGTAGACGATCACCTGCCGCGGAAATGACTGCCGCCGGGCTGACACCGCCTCGGGCTGGCAGGAAATGAATACGTCGCTATTTTCCGGCACGCAGGCGACGCACCTTGCGGCGTTTTTTCGCCGGGAGAGCGCCTGAAGCGACCAGTGCAAAGGCGTCGCGGATTCGCAGGGTACGCGCTCGACGGGAATCCCTTCGATTCGGTCGCCGGTGATGTTGGTCTTGCTATCGCTGACGTAAAAACAGACTGCGTGCCGAGGCAGGAACCCCTTCGCAAATTCAATCGCTCGTCTTGAGAGCCCGCAGCCGAGGGACTGGAGGGTCGGCATGTGCCAGGCGATCTTCATGCCGCCGCCTCTTCCGCGTCGCTTGGATGGCTGATCTTGAGCCGGGGGCGGCCGTCGACGCAGCCGTCGAGCAGTTCGGCAAACTGGGCGGCCAGCCGGTCGCGGCGAAACGACTCGACGAATGCCTTGTCGCGCGGTTTTTCGCTGGTCCCATTCGACCATGCGTCGAACGCCCTTTCGATGGCCGTCTTCCATGCATGGGCGGTCGGCTCGGCGACGATGGTGCAATCACCGGCGCGGCGAAGCCAATCTTCGACCGCAGTGCCGCGATGGACGCCGGCGACGATGTGCCGACCGAAGGCGAAGTACTCGAAAGTTTTCGCCGGGATGCAGTAGCGCCCGCCCTCGTTGGCCGGCGTGGTGAGCACGAGGGCATCGGCTGAGGACATCTCGCTGATGGCTTCGGCGTGCGGTTTGTACCCGACGACCTTGATGAATGCGGCGTCGTCATCGTTCAGGAGTGCCCGCTGCGGCGCAGACATGGTGCCGACGATCCTGAATCGCAGCTTCTCGGCTGCATCGGGTCTTTCACTCCGCAGAAGGCGAAGGCCGTCGAGGATCGGAGCGATGGTCTGCTGGCGATAGAAGGCGCCGACGTAGGTCATGGTGAATCGATCGCGATCGGCGGGCTCGTCTGCGACAAGCTGAATGTCGGCGGAGTCGTAGCCGTTGGGGATCATTCTGATTCTCGTATCCGGCAGATCGGCGTAACGCTCGTGGAGCCGGTCCCCCAGTTCCGGGCAGGTCACGACGACGCGATCGGCGCCGTGCAGGATCATCCGCTCGATGGAGCGTCGAAAACGCTGTTCGAGCCCGGCGTCAGGATCGCCGGCGAAGTTGTCGACGATCGGGTCGCGCAGATCGGCGATCCACGGCATGCCCAGGCGGCGTTTGAGGTGACGACCGATGTAGTGCGACACATTCGGCGGAGAGGTCGTGACCACGGCATCAATTGGAAATCGTCGTGCGACTTCGCGAGCGCGGGCGATTGCCGAGGGAATCCAGGATAGTTCCTGCTCGGGCAGCGGGAGTCTTCCCTGCCATCGTTCGAGTCGCCAGTAGAGGCGATTCTCCCAAGCATGAGTTGCCTCGCGGTTTTTCCAGACGAGTCCAAGCTGCCTGCCGAAGCGCGCCGCGAGCGAGCCGGCATCCCAACCGAGGGTCGGATAGACGGACGCTTCCGGTCCGATCTCATCACGAAGAGAGGCGTCGGACACGGGATAGTGCTGATGGGCTGCGCAGACGACGTGGGCGTGCCAGTCGCTGTCGGGCAGATACTTGGCGAGCTTGAGGGCTCGCTGTACGCCGCTGCCGCCATGCGGTGGGAAATGATAGGAGATGAGTAGAAAGTTTCGCATGTGGATTAGGGAAACGTCACTCGCTATCGATTTATTCAACGCACGCAGAGGCTCATACCAGGCGCTCGCGCACGATCTGTCGCAAACGCCAGGGCCAGATGGTCCGGCCATCGACCGCCTCGATCAGGCGGGCCAGGCGCCGTTTGATGCGCCACTTGGGCCGCAGGCTCCACGCCGGCCGACTGACGGAACAATTCAGCCCGATTTCATCGAGCGCCCGGAGGATTCCCTGTTCGGCGTGTTCGATCGAGGGCTGCCAGCCGGATTCGTCGTAGATGCATGGCGTGCCGAAGGGGTTCCAGAGGGTTTCATATCTTTGTCGGTTGCTGATGCCCAGGCGGGTCCAGCGAATCTCTGCGCCGCTGCCCCAGACGAAGTGCGGACACCGGCAGAGGCTGGCTAGATGCAGGCCGCCGGTCGATGCGCCCACGGCGATGCGACTGCCGGATAACTGGGCGATGGCGCGGCTGATCGGGGTGGCATAGACGCTGACTCGAAGGCGGCGACTTCGCAGCCGGTCGGCCAAGTCGTTCCACCAGTCGGGCGATGCATTGCGATCGGCCGCCAGGCGGCGCGTCCGCGGGATCAGGAGGACATCGGTCGTCAGCTTTTCATGGGAGCGCAGCTCGGCAAACTGCTGCTCGCCGGAATGGACGGACCACAACTGCGAGCGATGGCTGGAACAGAGGATGTCCATGTCAGGTTCGGCGAGGCCGAGCCGGCTCGCGGATTCCATGGCGGCGCCGACGGCGAGCGACCTAAGTTGATCCGCGTCGATCGGTCGACCGGCCTCGTCGATGCGATGATCTTCGCTCGCCTCGCCAGGAAGCGGTATCCGCCCGATGGGGCAGAAGATGACGTTGCGATGCCGCGGCAAGTCGGCATAGA
Proteins encoded in this region:
- a CDS encoding glycosyltransferase, translated to MRNFLLISYHFPPHGGSGVQRALKLAKYLPDSDWHAHVVCAAHQHYPVSDASLRDEIGPEASVYPTLGWDAGSLAARFGRQLGLVWKNREATHAWENRLYWRLERWQGRLPLPEQELSWIPSAIARAREVARRFPIDAVVTTSPPNVSHYIGRHLKRRLGMPWIADLRDPIVDNFAGDPDAGLEQRFRRSIERMILHGADRVVVTCPELGDRLHERYADLPDTRIRMIPNGYDSADIQLVADEPADRDRFTMTYVGAFYRQQTIAPILDGLRLLRSERPDAAEKLRFRIVGTMSAPQRALLNDDDAAFIKVVGYKPHAEAISEMSSADALVLTTPANEGGRYCIPAKTFEYFAFGRHIVAGVHRGTAVEDWLRRAGDCTIVAEPTAHAWKTAIERAFDAWSNGTSEKPRDKAFVESFRRDRLAAQFAELLDGCVDGRPRLKISHPSDAEEAAA